The nucleotide window aataataataataataataataacaataataataatatttacattacagtTTCAACGACAGATATCTGGCGAGagctgtataatattaatttaatagcacTGCAGATATGTAGCCGAGAAGGAATAAAGTCAATGAGAAAGCACAATATTGATGAtggatatattataaatattagtaggtaagataaatttatttatggaatttcaataattagatatttataaatttaaaataatataatatttaatgcccTAAATCAGTACTTACCATTGATTcaaggaattaaaataaacaaaatattttatgtggaAAAATGCCCTGACTTGCCATAttttcaacaaacattttttttttttcaataataatgaataacttAGGAATGGACTGAGGTATTTTAGTgagatttgatttaaatttatttaacatcttcaaaataaatttgtttgaaaattttccttcgaaatttttaaattcatggccgcttaaattatttaatcgttaTTAGCTTCCTAAATATTAGTTTCGTCAAGTACTAATAAAATgtcgttaaaaatattattgtgaacaaaatgatgcattatttattaaaataccaagTCAAACTGCTAAGATATGGCAGAAATTTAAAACGAGACTTcagtgaatgaaaaaataatgcaatcTGAAAATATTGTGCCTGTTTACACTTTAaggaataaaaatcaattattacttaaattgtttagatatcagtttttcttgaaatgtttctgctttttgaaaaatggaaatttattccCTTATTGAAATTCAAATTGTAGATCTTATGAACAGATTGGTAGACTGCAATCAACTTGAAACCTGTattgaaaatctttaataatcACGGTTTGCTTTAATGTTGTATGAATGATTAAGAGAAATTGGAAACTTTACTTCTAAAGTTCATGATCAAAGAAACATGTTAAGTACAAGGAGTACTGGAATTTGAAAAAGCAAATATTAGAATGTACTGAAGATAACACAAGAAGGGTTGTTGTGTGAAAAATGATTGTATGACTGGAGAATTCTTTAGAGCCAACAGTTGCTATCGAATCATTTACAGAGAGTACATGTCATATAATGGATTGACTGCCAAAATtagtattttgtgaaataattttacaaaactgaCAACTAATACGAAGTTCTCATCACAATATTATGCTCTGATGAAAGTGGATTCAATTGAAATGTAATCATCAAATTTCACAATAACCAGCATTGGGTACAAGAAAAAATCTTCATCCCCTTATGCAGTCAAGGTTTCAGCAATCATTTTCAATACATGTTCAGGCTTGAATCACAGGTAATTCATAAATCGGTTAATGTATATTGCCAGCACGACTGAACAGtgaacattattaacattttatagaaCACTTCCTATTGAATTATTTAGGTGAAAAAATCCCTCAGGTAATTACTAATAACAGGTGACTGTTGAAATGGACTAACAACAGGTGGATTCTGCACTGTGGTACCCACCACAATTCAGCATCAATATCCACCACTTTCTAGACAAAGATAGATTGATTATACAGTACTAATAGCTTGATTTGTAAGCTACCTTATCGAAATCAATATATTCCAACCTTTTGGAACATAGAAGTATCATTTAAAGTACACCACTACTCACTCAAAGTTGAAGATTTTCAGcagagaattaaagaaaatttctacatatcgtAGCTTCACcagggatattttttttaaagaatgaagcAATATAATGTTAAATAGTTTTGGTAACCTAATCAGCAGCAGTACATTCAATTTTTGGAAATGAAGTGGACTTTCAGACTGAAGTAAAGTTTGTTAATAGATATAATACGCAATAAAATACCTATCAATATTCTAACCATGAGTTTGagtcataaaatgaattatacttttttctgaattgaaattaaaataaaataaaaagatagagaagactaaaacatacaaaattcaaCGGTGCAATACTTTTTCAATGTTTtcttacttataattaaattagtagtTGGTATTATGATTTGGGctctcattattaatttatactgtttaattaagtaaattttttttttctggcaaGTCATTGTCTAGAATAATCATTGTTAAAatggttataattaatttacacaaaagctaacattttttaaataatactgataatggcaatatcattaattaacaaaaaaatatggtaactTAGTGtgtataaacattttgtaaagcgtgaaaaattaactaaatgacaataaaaaccatttgatgttcaatttttattaatgtaacaaataatcaaagcacataaatattaagattattctcatcaaacatttttgtatgttttttaaacataataataatcaaatcaaGAAGTGCATTCCTTTTCTTGCATTAAATGTGAAGCAATGAGTATGTTGTTTAATttgtgataaatataattattattaaaggaaaacataaaatttcatgttaataataaCTGTAACTTTATATTAAAGCTTTCGCTTCAGCAACTACATAACCCCATTATTAAAATTGCAATTcgggaaagaaatataaatatcaaatccaATCTTTCTGGTGTAGTGTTAGCATCTTGGCCTTTAATCTGAAGGTCTAGGCTTGAATCCCAGCAGGTAAGGCAGTTTTCATAccctaaaaaatttccatttcatattcccatacacaagcttcaagcttatatggtgaattaatcattgaaaaacaaattgaataatgaaattttgttctcaaatattttattcatgagGTAAATCTAAATTCATTGGATATTGACTTTTACCTAATAATGTGGTAGGTATTCCACGTAATAAGTTgactgtaaaatttgttttatattttagcaataatattaaaaaattattgtttcagaaaaatgaatgcagtaataaagaaaagtatttatttgaattttgcaGCTTAGCAGCACATATGAGTACACCAATAGCTGGCTTCGTAccatattttgtttcaaaaaaagcAGTTAATACAATTGGGGAAGGTATACGTGCTGAACTTGGACAAACTAATTCCAAAATTCGAGTAACAGtaagtttctattttaataaatttataagaaaatacattatacatattatatgggATTCTGTTatcaacatttataattttgcaggatttacatgtttaaaattaacaatgtatATGTAATGAAGAAATGGATAAAAAcagtataagtaatatttttctgaaattattataattacattttataagaatCTTATATTTACATATTCAGTGCATAGGACTACCAGGTACTGCAGTCAgttgaaacaaaattttgaaaactatcaATAATACGTAACTGATGGAATAACAGcagaattttcatttcaatatactacCGTTTACATCTTCCTAGTAATTATGATGCAAGGCAtacatcaataattaaaactACCTGCTAATAAAAGTGACTtgcaacagtaaaatatttatgtgtattagCTTCAAATGAGAAAGGGGTCAGCCATTTTGTAAGTGATCTTGTTACCATTTGCTATCCTACTATCATATAGTATAGGAAATGTTACAGTTACAGcagtgaatgaaaataaatttttcttatgaaattaatcCTACAAACAGGACAACACCATTCTTTAATGAACATTACAACCAACTTACCCAGATGTATTTTACATTCAGTTGTGGTTTTTTTACAGACTGGTGAtatcactaaaattatttatttctggaatgttataaaacatttgCTACTAACAactcctctttttctgtttagcatctaGAACCactgtattacttcagaggatgatgtttgaatgtaaatgaagtgtagtctttgtacatCTCATggcagttaccggaggctaaacaggaaaacgaaaggttgaccattcctgagatgtgttgttaattgagatccaactaccaaagaacaccagtatccacaatctagtattcaaatctgtataaaagtaactgcctttactaggcctttaaccttagaactctcgacttcgaaaccagctgatttgcaataatgagttcaccactagaccaatcctgtGGGTTTTGCTACTAACAATCAAGTGAGAAATTAATCACCTTTATGTGCATAACACATACTAACATAGACTTTATTTGTGGTCTTTATGTTTATATGCACAGTTCCTTGCCAAtttgttgataatattaatagtaataaaagtttcaaccagaataaaaaagtttcagtacCTGGATTTCATAGTTTGTTATAACATTGATCtcccttttaattttaaaataattcatatataaacaaCCATGTGGAAGTACAGCAAATGGCaaacaatatcaaaaaatgaatcaattttatATCCTGTTGGTGCACAAATCTTCTTACATGAAATtactctacagttatttttattttgtgtcatATAATTACCAGCAATAAAGTGGATGATCATCTTAAATTACCACTTGTGTAAACACAATGTAAAAAAGTTTGATTAGTGTTTAATTCATGGAtttcaaatagtattttttagCAAATTAATTGTATGTTATGTTCTTTGACATCAGACTATTAGCCCTGGACTGGTTAGAACAGAGATACACGAGTTATCAGGCATTACACTCCCTCCTCATGCGGCCAGATTGGAACCATCAGATATTGCAAAGACTGTAGAACTTTTGTTGCAATTGCCATCTCATGTGCTTGTATGTATCAGATATTATActtacattttaagaaattatttagaactaactactttatttaattgaattattactaatattaataaatgtattgtgtatatatcattttattttattatttcacaaacCAAACTAttttgcgataaaaaaaattatgcagataAAATTATAACCAGAATTATGCAATTAGTACTCACAAATTATTcataaccaaaaaagaaaaaaacaattatagttcatcattcttttatttaatatgcagGTAACTActgagtaaattaaaatattacaatgttaaGTTTAATATCTtcgtttattaacaaaaatatcattagcaaaaagtaatattaacatcAGTCAATAGTATgtttttatgtagaataataataaattgtactttcctaataactataaaaataaaccacattGAAATTTTGTAATCTGGATGAGTATAATGCAAGTAGACCACCCATCAAgagttttgttactaaaaaaaatcgaaatgatatagttattttttaagtaagaagtTGAATGTAGGTCATTTGACTCTCAACATAAATTGTTAGTGTAAAATGGATAttgactataattttaaaatactttacattatttaaatataattctttaataagtgAATTAATACCATACTCAGTAACTAGTTGCTAATTAATTTTGTCCAGTGTGTTGTTATGAAATATCActaattgtatttcataattggCAGCAATGACAATTGtgtaattcattttaaacatttacaactCACATGTAAATGATAATAGAGAGATGTGAGAAGTGGTAGACTACTGTTAAAGCAGCAATATACTGATCAACATCGAGTTCCACAAATATGTCAACTGTAGATAAATTTCAGAATGGTTGTTACTTTCAATATTGTCATcatataaaactttcaataaaattcaaaaattaatgatttaaaggtaagatgtatagaaaaatatacattggctgattta belongs to Lycorma delicatula isolate Av1 chromosome 1, ASM4794821v1, whole genome shotgun sequence and includes:
- the LOC142318427 gene encoding farnesol dehydrogenase-like; the encoded protein is MENWKGKVAVVTGASSGIGAAIAESLVNIGMDVVGLARRLERLEQLKTKLKEQKGKFHPVKTDLAKEEDISSAFEWVEKNLGGIHILVNNAGIGKCMPFEVSTTDIWRELYNINLIALQICSREGIKSMRKHNIDDGYIINISSLAAHMSTPIAGFVPYFVSKKAVNTIGEGIRAELGQTNSKIRVTTISPGLVRTEIHELSGITLPPHAARLEPSDIAKTVELLLQLPSHVLITEFVVHHVINDTESLKKANNMK